The proteins below come from a single Agelaius phoeniceus isolate bAgePho1 chromosome 22, bAgePho1.hap1, whole genome shotgun sequence genomic window:
- the TRNP1 gene encoding TMF-regulated nuclear protein 1 has protein sequence MPAPVPYRARCSTEPVAIPPRSRAEPGAGAAPAGTEPRAAPCRSGLACPPPPSPVPVRSPCRSRPRRGRAAAAGAAPGLYIPAASSAAAPAPMAAAAAVPAPPSPSGGDAQRPSRGGPGGGGGSDGKSGGPGAVELAAARRRLVAAEGRRRAAAELEGRVRQVHCALLHAELRLAARAETLGRLGAGVAQAQLALAAQSQRLQKGLRRRPRPRPGALLAAARALRSCVPWAPARSRGAAAGTPVRRLPAASRGSA, from the coding sequence ATGCCGGCACCGGTGCCGTACCGAGCCCGGTGTAGCACCGAGCCCGTAGCGATCCCGCCCCGGAGCCGCGCCGAGCCCGGTGCCGGTGCAGCGCCTGCCGGTACCGAGCCCCGGGCTGCGCCGTGCCGGTCCGGGCTCGCGTGTCCCCCACCCCCTTCCCCCGTGCCGGTGCGGAGCCCGTGCCGGAGCCGCCCCCGCCGGGGccgagccgccgccgccggcgcCGCCCCCGGGCTATATATCCCCGCCGCATCctccgccgccgctcccgctcccATGGCTGCAGCGGCGGCGGTACCGGCACCTCCGAGCCCCTCCGGCGGCGACGCGCAGCGCCCGTCccgcggcggccccggcggcggcggcggcagcgacGGCAAGAGCGGCGGCCCGGGCGCGGTGGAGctggcggcggcgcggcggcggctgGTGGCGGCcgaggggcggcggcgggcggcggccgaGCTGGAGGGGCGGGTGCGGCAGGTGCACTGCGCGCTGCTGCACGCCGAGCTGCGCCTGGCCGCCCGCGCCGAGACCCTGGGCCGCCTCGGGGCCGGCGTGGCCCAGGCGCAGCTCGCCCTGGCCGCGCAGAGCCAGCGGCTGCAGAAGGGGCTgcgccgccgcccgcggccccggcccggaGCGCTGCTCGCCGCCGCCCGCGCCCTCCGCAGCTGCGTGCCCTGGGCCCCCGCACGGAgccgcggggccgccgccggcACCCCCGTGCGCCGCCTGCCCGCCGCCAGCCGCGGCTCCGCCTAG